A window of Pseudomonas mucidolens contains these coding sequences:
- a CDS encoding protein-glutamate methylesterase/protein-glutamine glutaminase: MVVKVLVVDDSGFFRRRVSEILSADSNIQVVGTATNGKEAIDQALALKPDVITMDYEMPMMDGITAVRHIMQRCPTPVLMFSSLTHEGARVTLDALDAGAVDFLPKNFEDISRNPEKVKQMLCEKVHSISRSNRGSFRASAPTSTPTPTPTPTPTPAPVATPSAPSTFGRPVPASRPAVAPARTPVSSAASPKRKAYKLVAIGTSTGGPVALQRVLTQLPANFPAPIVLIQHMPAAFTKAFAERLDKLCRISVKEAEDGDILRPGLALLAPGGKQMMIDGRGAVKILPGDERLNYKPCVDITFGSAAKSYGDKVLAVVLTGMGADGREGARLLKQGGSAIWAQDEASCVIYGMPMAIVKADLADAVYSLDDIGKHLVEACL; the protein is encoded by the coding sequence ATGGTAGTCAAGGTTCTGGTGGTGGACGATTCGGGCTTCTTCCGCCGCCGCGTCTCGGAAATTCTTTCGGCGGATTCCAATATCCAGGTGGTCGGTACGGCCACCAATGGCAAAGAGGCGATTGATCAGGCGCTGGCGCTGAAACCGGACGTGATCACCATGGACTACGAGATGCCGATGATGGATGGCATCACCGCCGTTCGGCACATCATGCAACGCTGTCCGACCCCGGTATTGATGTTCTCGTCGCTGACGCACGAAGGCGCCCGAGTCACTCTCGATGCGCTGGACGCTGGCGCCGTGGACTTCCTGCCGAAGAACTTCGAAGACATTTCGCGCAACCCGGAAAAGGTCAAGCAGATGCTCTGCGAGAAGGTGCATAGCATCTCGCGCAGTAATCGTGGCAGCTTCAGGGCTTCCGCGCCAACATCGACACCGACACCGACACCGACACCGACACCGACACCGGCGCCCGTGGCCACGCCATCGGCGCCCAGCACTTTCGGGCGCCCGGTGCCAGCTTCGCGTCCAGCCGTGGCGCCGGCGCGCACGCCCGTCTCGAGTGCGGCTTCACCCAAGCGCAAAGCCTACAAGCTGGTTGCCATCGGCACCTCGACTGGCGGCCCTGTGGCTCTGCAGCGGGTGTTGACCCAGCTACCGGCCAACTTCCCGGCGCCGATCGTGTTGATCCAGCATATGCCCGCTGCGTTCACCAAGGCCTTTGCCGAACGCTTGGACAAACTGTGTCGCATCAGCGTCAAGGAAGCCGAGGACGGTGACATTCTGCGCCCGGGCCTGGCGTTGCTGGCGCCAGGCGGCAAACAGATGATGATTGACGGCCGCGGTGCGGTGAAAATCCTGCCGGGTGACGAGCGTCTGAACTACAAGCCTTGTGTGGACATCACCTTCGGCTCGGCGGCCAAGTCCTACGGTGACAAAGTTCTGGCGGTGGTGCTCACTGGCATGGGCGCCGACGGCCGTGAAGGTGCGCGCCTGCTCAAGCAGGGCGGCAGCGCGATCTGGGCGCAGGATGAGGCCAGCTGCGTGATCTACGGCATGCCGATGGCCATCGTCAAGGCCGACCTGGCCGATGCGGTCTACAGCCTGGATGACATTGGCAAGCACCTAGTGGAGGCTTGTCTCTGA
- a CDS encoding flagellar motor protein, with the protein MDVLSLIGIILAFVAIIGGNYLEGGHLGALANGPAALIVIGGTVGAALLQSPLSSFKRAMQILVWIIFPPRVDLAGGVDRVVNWSLTARKEGLLGLEGVADAEPDSYARKGLQLLVDGAEPEAIRSILEVDFYTQESRDINAAKVFESMGGYAPTIGIIGAVMGLIHVMGNLADPSQLGSGIAVAFVATIYGVASANLLLLPIASKLKSIALRQSRYREMLLEGILSIAEGENPRSIELKLQGFMD; encoded by the coding sequence ATGGATGTGTTGAGTCTGATTGGCATCATCTTGGCGTTTGTCGCCATTATCGGCGGCAACTACCTCGAAGGAGGGCATCTCGGTGCCCTGGCCAACGGTCCGGCGGCGTTGATCGTGATTGGCGGTACGGTGGGCGCGGCGCTGTTGCAGTCGCCCTTGAGTTCGTTCAAGCGCGCGATGCAGATTCTGGTGTGGATCATTTTTCCACCCCGCGTGGATTTGGCCGGTGGCGTTGACCGCGTGGTCAACTGGAGCCTCACAGCGCGCAAGGAAGGCCTGCTTGGCCTCGAAGGCGTGGCCGATGCGGAACCCGACAGCTATGCGCGCAAAGGTCTGCAATTGCTGGTCGACGGCGCCGAGCCGGAAGCCATTCGCAGCATCCTGGAGGTGGATTTCTACACCCAGGAAAGTCGCGATATCAACGCCGCCAAAGTCTTTGAAAGCATGGGTGGCTATGCGCCGACCATCGGCATCATCGGCGCGGTCATGGGCTTGATCCACGTGATGGGCAACCTGGCCGATCCTTCGCAATTGGGCAGCGGTATTGCCGTGGCGTTCGTCGCCACCATCTACGGCGTGGCCAGTGCCAACCTGTTGCTGCTACCGATCGCCAGCAAGCTCAAGTCCATTGCCCTACGCCAGTCACGTTATCGTGAAATGCTGCTTGAAGGCATTCTGTCGATTGCCGAGGGCGAGAACCCGCGCTCCATCGAATTGAAGCTCCAGGGCTTCATGGATTGA
- the motD gene encoding flagellar motor protein MotD: protein MSRRRREPEEHVNHERWLVSYADFITLLFAFFVVMYSISSINEGKYKVISEALVGVFTDSDRALKPIPIGDERPKSVTPAKPLVKDSDETDAGISGGSDPLKSIADDISAAFGDLISSNQMTIRGNELWVEIELNSSLLFASADALPSDMAFSIIDKVAAILKPFDNPIHVEGFTDNLPIHTALYPTNWELSSARSASIVRMLAMQGVNPERLASVGYGEFQPVANNATAEGRARNRRVVLVVSRNLDVRRSLTATGAANARPDAALKRAGTQTAPTPVKPPVRANAVNSPSPAL from the coding sequence GTGAGCCGTCGTCGCCGCGAACCTGAAGAGCACGTCAACCATGAACGCTGGTTGGTGTCCTACGCCGACTTCATCACTTTGCTGTTCGCTTTTTTCGTGGTGATGTACTCCATTTCTTCGATCAACGAAGGCAAGTACAAGGTCATCTCCGAGGCGCTGGTGGGTGTGTTTACCGACTCCGACCGCGCCCTCAAGCCGATTCCGATTGGTGACGAACGCCCCAAGAGCGTGACGCCGGCCAAACCGTTGGTCAAAGACAGCGATGAGACCGACGCCGGCATCAGTGGCGGCAGCGATCCGCTCAAGAGTATCGCCGACGACATCAGCGCGGCGTTTGGCGACTTGATCAGTTCCAACCAGATGACGATTCGTGGCAATGAGCTGTGGGTGGAAATCGAACTCAACTCCAGTCTGCTGTTTGCCAGCGCCGATGCCCTCCCCAGCGACATGGCGTTCAGCATCATCGATAAGGTCGCAGCGATCTTGAAACCTTTCGACAACCCGATTCACGTCGAGGGCTTTACCGACAATCTGCCGATCCACACGGCGCTGTACCCCACCAACTGGGAATTGTCGTCGGCGCGTTCGGCGAGCATCGTGCGCATGTTGGCGATGCAGGGCGTTAATCCCGAGCGCCTGGCTTCCGTGGGGTACGGCGAATTCCAGCCCGTGGCCAATAATGCGACCGCCGAAGGCCGGGCGCGTAACCGCCGGGTCGTGCTGGTGGTCTCGCGCAACCTGGATGTGCGCCGCAGCCTGACCGCCACCGGGGCCGCCAATGCACGACCGGATGCAGCATTGAAGCGGGCTGGCACACAAACTGCACCGACGCCCGTAAAGCCGCCGGTTCGTGCGAACGCCGTCAATTCTCCGTCACCGGCTCTATAA
- a CDS encoding ParA family protein yields the protein MRVWAVSSQKGGVGKTTTSIALAGLLAEAGKRVVIVDLDPHGSMTSYFGYDPDALEHSCYDLFLHKGSVPDGLPGQLLLSTSNESISLLPSSTALATLERQSPGQSGLGLVIAKTLAQLWQDFDYAIIDSPPLLGVLMVNALAASQQLVIPVQTEHLAVKGLERMVSTLAMINRSRKQALPFSIVPTLFDRRTQASLGTLRVLRDAYPDTIWQGYIPVDTRLRDASRAGLTPSQFDGKSRGVLAYRALLKHLLAQQLVAQVA from the coding sequence ATGAGAGTCTGGGCAGTTTCCAGTCAAAAGGGTGGGGTCGGCAAGACCACCACGTCCATCGCCTTAGCCGGCTTGCTGGCCGAGGCGGGCAAACGTGTGGTCATTGTCGACCTCGATCCCCACGGCTCGATGACCAGCTATTTTGGTTACGACCCGGATGCGCTGGAACACAGTTGCTACGACCTGTTCCTGCACAAGGGCAGCGTGCCTGACGGGTTGCCGGGGCAACTGCTGCTGTCCACCAGCAATGAGAGCATTTCGTTACTGCCCTCCAGCACGGCCTTGGCCACCCTTGAGCGACAATCGCCAGGGCAAAGCGGCCTGGGCCTGGTGATCGCCAAGACCCTGGCGCAGCTGTGGCAGGACTTCGACTACGCGATCATCGACAGCCCGCCGTTGCTCGGTGTGCTGATGGTCAACGCTTTGGCGGCTAGCCAGCAGTTGGTGATCCCGGTACAGACCGAGCACCTGGCGGTCAAGGGCCTGGAACGCATGGTCAGCACCCTCGCCATGATCAACCGTTCGCGCAAGCAGGCGCTGCCGTTCAGCATCGTCCCGACCTTATTCGATCGCCGTACCCAAGCCTCGCTTGGCACGTTGCGCGTCTTGCGTGACGCCTATCCGGACACTATCTGGCAAGGCTACATCCCGGTCGACACACGCTTGCGCGATGCCAGCCGCGCCGGTCTGACACCGTCGCAATTCGATGGCAAAAGCCGCGGCGTACTGGCTTATCGGGCATTGCTCAAGCATCTGCTGGCGCAGCAGCTTGTAGCGCAGGTGGCGTGA